Below is a genomic region from Bordetella pertussis 18323.
ATCGAGTTTGCCGTCGACAGCGGGCGCGTCCTGATGACGGGCCTGGTTTTCCTGGGCGGCGGCAACCGCCGCGGCAAGGCCTTGTTTACTCATGGGATCGGTTCGCGAGGCCGGCTGGCTTTGCCGGGCAACCTCGGCCAACTCGCGCGCCTGCGCAACCTCACGCGCTGTCGCGGCCTGCCGCGCCTTGTCGCGACGCTTGTATTGCGCAAGAGAAGCCTGTCTTTCGCCCTCGAAATAAGCGCAGTTGACGGTGCGGCCGCTCGGCGCGGTGCATTCGTACTCGCCGTCAAATGCCGACTCGTCGATGCCCGGCACATCGTGAACCACCGTACCGTCGGGCAACGTCAAATCTCCGTTGCCTGCCGGCTGTCCATTGCTCACCTTGCCCGTCCACGTCCTGCCATCGGTCAGGGTCAACTTGCCTGTGTCGGGTTCCGTGCCGGTATAGCCGCCCTGGAAAACACGGCCGTCCGGAAAACGCATGACGCTGCCCTCGGCCAGGCTCCTGCCCTGCCAGCGGCCCGCCACTTGCCGGCCGTCGTCAAATACCGGCACGCCCTCGAAACCGCTTCGCGCACCCGGCAATGCCAGGGCATTTTCGAGGCGAGCCACGCGAGACTGGGCTCGGAAGAGCTCCAGCCTACCCGTACCGCGAGCCTGTCCATCGCCCCTGGGGCCATGCCAGCGCCCCTCCAGACCGCCGTCGAATACCAGACGAAACGGGCTGAAAGTCTGCGCCAGACCCAGATCCCGGGACAGCGCCAAGGACTCGGCAAGACGTTTCAGGGCATCTTCGCCATGCAGGACTAGAACGTCGTCCATCACGACGCCCAAGTCCACATGGATGACAGTGTACCTTCCGGCCTCGACCGCCACCCACTGGGACAAGCGTGTCTCGCCACGCAAAGACACCCGGACCTGGTATTGATCCGGCTACAAGGTCAGCTTGAGGTGATAGCCCAACCTGGCATCGGACTGCAAAGGGATGAAGCCAGCCGTGGACTTGGCCGCCAACGCCTCGAAACGCCAACCCTCCGTACCCCAGGGGGAATCGGGCAGGACGAAATGCAGGAAACCCGGCGCGAGAGGATCCTCGGCGGATTCGTCGGCAGGGCCAGCCGACGAATCCGCCACGGAAGTCCCGGGAGCCGGCGGGGCCTCGACCGCCGCATCGCTTTGAGGCGCCGGCGCAAAGGCATCGCGCACGCTGGTCGCCATATTGGTCAGCGTTTCGCACCCCGAAAGCGCCAGGCTTGCCAAGGCTACCAGGGCCAACCGCCGCGCGGCATGGATGATATTCATTCGACACACTGCGGCGAACCGCAGCCCTGTGCGCATTGCCGCGCGACTTGTTCAAACTCGCCCACCAGATTGCAAGCGTAGACGCGCGCCATTTCCTGCTTGGCCGCGAGGCAGGAAGCGCTTTTGTATGGAATGGGCACCGTGCTGGAATGCCCCGCCGGGCAGGTGACACGGTATTGCTGGGTGCGTTCGGCGCCGCCGCGGGCGGGCGTATTGCCGGCGGACGCAATCGCGGCTCCGTCTAGCTGTGAACTGTCAATAGGTTGTATTCGTCCAGGTTGAGTCTGGAGATGGGTACAGCGCGCCCGATGCCTTGGTGGGGTCGATGCCAGTTGTAGTGGTGTAGCCAGGATTTCATGGCATCGGCTCGGTGTTGGGAGTTCTGGTAGGTGTGAGCGTAAGCCCACTCACGCAAGGCCGACTGGATGAAGCGTTCGGCCTTGCCATTGGTCTGTGGGCGGTAAGGTCGGGTAAAGCGGTGCTTGATGCCCAGCTCATGGCACAGCGCGGCGAAGGCGCGGCTGCGAAAGGCCGAGCCATTGTCGGTGAGCAAGCGCTGGATGGTCACGCCCAGGCGCTGGTAGTAGGCCACTGCGTCCTTGAGGAACTGGACGGCGCTGGGGAAGCGCTCGTCGGGGTGGATGTCGGTGAAGGCCACGCGGGCGTGGTCATCGATGGCCACGAAGACGAAGTCCCAGCCGGCCCCCTCAACGGTATCGCGTCGGTTGCCCGTGACCCGGTGGCCAGGGCGCTGGATACGTCCCAGCTTCTTGATGTCGATGTGCAGCAGATCGCCGGGGGCCTGATGCTCGTAGCGCACCACCGGCTCGGCCGGCTCCAGGTCGGCCAGGTGCGACAGACCGGCGCGGGCCAGGACGCGGCTGACGGTGCTGGCTGACACGCCCAGCGCCTGGGCGATGCGCGCTTGGGTCAGCCGCTTGCGGCGCAGCTCCACGATAGCCAGCGCCTTGGCCGGCGCAATCGCTCGGGGCGAGACCGTCGGGCGCGAGGACGCATCGGCCAAGCCCGCCTGGCCCTGAGCCAGGAAGCGGCCCAGCCATTTGCGCACAGTCGGCGCGGTGACCCCATAGGCGCGGGCCGCTTCAGGCACACAAACTTGATGGGCGATCAATTGCTGGACCATTTCGAGTCGACGTAGGAAGGTCAATCGGGCATGCTTATGGGTGTTCATCCGGCCGGGCTCCTTGAGTGAACTGGGGGATCGGCGATTTCCAGTTTCTCAAATCCGGTTCGGATGAACCATGCATACAACCTATTGAATCTTCACATCTAGCGTGCTGGGCGCGTATGCGCCTCGACCACTTCGCGCAATGGCGGCGCGCCTGTGTTTGGCCGTCGGTCATCACGTCTTGGAACAAGGCCGCGCCGATCTGGGCGACATCCGCCCCGGGAATATCGGCCGACGACAAAATCAAGCCACCCAGGCCCAGCGCCAGCAAGGCCCCGAATCCGTCGCCGCCGCCAGAGGCCTCGGCTTGCCGCCGCTGGCGCTCCGACTCGCGGAAAGACGCCACCTGATCGGCGTAGCGCTGCTCCATTTGGGCAAGATAGGCAGGCGTGGCCCTGGTGAATTTCAACGCGTGATTGCCATTGCCAAAATTCGCCACGTAAATGCCAGGTTCCCGCACGCCATCGTGACGGACAAAGGTGCCAATCATCACGTAAGACCCCGTGCGAATGGCCGGGTCGGTCAATTCCAATTCCTGGTCAAGCTTGCTGGGCGCCTGCAGGAACATGTTGAAATCACCCTGGTACTGCCCATTGAATCCAGCCGGCGCCTGGTTCAAGCCCGATGCAGGACCGAGGTAGGTGGATGCCGGCGAGGAATGATACGTACCTTTGTGATAGGTGAGCGCCAGTTTATGGGTGTATGCATCGCGCACCAGGCTCATTTGCCCGTCAAAGCGATCAAAGTCGCCGCGAACGCGCACCCCCTCGAACAGCGATGTATCCCCTGAGCGCATGCGGTACGCCAGCATTTCATCGGCAACGGTTTCCAGCGCTGCGTTGTTTGCCTTCTCTTGCGTGAACTGCTGATGGAAGGCAGCGAGGCGAGCATTGTCGTCCGCCTCAATCTTGGCTCGTTCCGCGGGCGCATAACCCGCGTAAGGGTCGTGGTCCCCCATGCAACCAGCCAATACGCCGCACGCCAGCAGGATCAGTCCCGCGCTAATTTTGTTTTTACATTGCATCGTCATCCCGTGCCTCAAAGGTCGGCGCATTCGGTCGCATGGATTTGCACGGCATGTTGGTAGCACACGCTATTCCCGCGTGGCTTGAGGTATTCGTACCAACCATGCAAGACGTATTGCCCGTCCATTTTTCTGGCCCGAAAGCGCCTGACGGGCTCGCCATCCTCATAAATCGTGACGACTCTGCGCGATGCGTCAGGGTATGCGGCCACCGTGATCGTGGTTTTGAGAGGCTGTGCCAGCCAGTCCGGAGAAAAGAAATCGACCGTCCCGCCAACGGGCGTTCCGGCCAGCTCCGGCGCGCCGCCGCCTCCGTAGCTTTGGTAGTAGACGGAATACATGGGTTTGCCGGCGTCACGGCCTGCCGCTCGCATCTCCATGACCTCCCCGGAAAACAGGCGACGATAGTGCTTGTGCCATGCGCGCCCGAATTCCTTGTGCTCACCGACGGGCATGCCCCCGGCGTAAACCCCCACGCGGCGCTCCTGCGACAGAATGTCGTCATGGTCGTCGCCCGTGGTCTTCTTGCGTTTGTGCGTGACCAGTATGTAATCCACCGGCCCTTCGAACTTGAAATCCTCCGCGCTCGATCCCTGGCTGGGGCAAGCGCCCGAGACGACATTCAAGGCTTATACCAGCGGTGGCGCCTCTTCCGGCGACCCGTTGGCGCGCAAGCGCCTGTTAACCGCTTCCAACGGGTAAGAAACCGGGCACGAAACACCCTGCTCCGGAGCGAACAGGGCTTCGCCTTGCGTCAGCAGATGGTTGATGTCCCGCAAGGCACGGGCTTGCAGCGCAGCGGCAGGATCGGGAACCGGCCCCAGCGAACGCAGTTGGCCGCTAGCTGTGAAGATTCAATAGGTTGTATGCATGGTTCATCCGAACCGGATTTGAGAAACTGGAAATCGCCAACTCCCCAGTTCACTCAAGGAGCCCGGCCGGATGAACACCCATAAGCATGCCCGATTGACCTTCCTACGTCGACTCGAAATGGTCCAGCAATTGATCGCCCATCAAGTTTGTGTGCCTGAAGCGGCCCGCGCCTATGGGGTCACCGCGCCGACTGTGCGCAAATGGCTGGGCCGCTTCCTGGCTCAGGGCCAGGCGGGCTTGGCCGATGCGTCCTCGCGCCCGACGGTCTCGCCCCGAGCGATTGCGCCGGCCAAGGCGCTGGCTATCGTGGAGCTGCGCCGCAAGCGGCTGACCCAAGCGCGCATCGCCCAGGCGCTGGGCGTGTCAGCCAGCACCGTCAGCCGCGTCCTGGCCCGCGCCGGTCTGTCGCACCTGGCCGACCTGGAGCCGGCCGAGCCGGTGGTGCGCTACGAGCATCAGGCCCCCGGCGATCTGCTGCACATCGACATCAAGAAGCTGGGACGTATCCAGCGCCCTGGCCACCGGGTCACGGGCAACCGACGCGATACCGTTGAGGGGGCCGGCTGGGACTTCGTCTTCGTGGCCATCGATGACCACGCCCGCGTGGCCTTCACCGACATCCACCCCGACGAGCGCTTCCCCAGCGCCGTCCAGTTCCTCAAGGACGCAGTGGCCTACTACCAGCGCCTGGGCGTGACCATCCAGCGCTTGCTCACCGACAATGGCTCGGCCTTTCGCAGCCGCGCCTTCGCCGCGCTGTGCCATGAGCTGGGCATCAAGCACCGCTTTACCCGACCTTACCGCCCACAGACCAATGGCAAGGCCGAACGCTTCATCCAGTCGGCCTTGCGTGAGTGGGCTTACGCTCACACCTACCAGAACTCCCAACACCGAGCCGATGCCATGAAATCCTGGCTACACCACTACAACTGGCATCGACCCCACCAAGGCATCGGGCGCGCTGTACCCATCTCCAGACTCAACCTGGACGAATACAACCTATTGACAGTTCACACCTAGTGCGCCACGTTGGAGAACAGCGAGCGCAGCTCGGCGCACAGCTGGGCGAACTTCGGGCTGGCAAGCGTTTCCTCGGTCCGCGGGAAAGGCAGGTCGATGTCGATCTCGCGCAGCACCCTGGCCGGCCTGGGTCCCAGCACCACCACCTTGCTCGATAGGAACACCGCCTCGGGAATGGAGTGGGTGATGAACATGACCGACTTGCGGGTCTCGCTCCAGATGCGCTGCAGCTCCACCATCATGGTCTCGCGCGTCATCGCGTCGAGCGCGGCGAACGGCTCGTCCATCAGCAGCAGGCTGGGGTCGTGAATCAGGCCGCGCGCGATGCCCACCCGCTGCTGCATGCCGCCGGAGAGTTCGTGCGGATAGTGCTGCTCGAACTTCTCCAGCCCCATGGTCTTGAGCAGGGCATGCGCGCGCGCGGTGCCCGCCGCGATGTCCATGCCCATGGTGCGGATCGGCAGCAGCACATTGTCCAGCACGTTCTGCCAGGGCAGCAGGGTGGCGTGCTGGAACACGATGCCGACGTCGCGCCGCGGGCCGTCGATGGCCTGCCCGCGCAGCTCGGCCACGCCGGCCGAGGGCTTGAGCAGGCCGGCGGCCACCTTGAGCAGGGTGGACTTGCCGCAGCCCGAGGGGCCCAGTATGGACAGGAATTCGCCTTCGGCGACCGTGGTGCTGAATCCCTCGAGCG
It encodes:
- a CDS encoding IS481-like element IS481 family transposase yields the protein MNTHKHARLTFLRRLEMVQQLIAHQVCVPEAARAYGVTAPTVRKWLGRFLAQGQAGLADASSRPTVSPRAIAPAKALAIVELRRKRLTQARIAQALGVSASTVSRVLARAGLSHLADLEPAEPVVRYEHQAPGDLLHIDIKKLGRIQRPGHRVTGNRRDTVEGAGWDFVFVAIDDHARVAFTDIHPDERFPSAVQFLKDAVAYYQRLGVTIQRLLTDNGSAFRSRAFAALCHELGIKHRFTRPYRPQTNGKAERFIQSALREWAYAHTYQNSQHRADAMKSWLHHYNWHRPHQGIGRAVPISRLNLDEYNLLTVHS
- a CDS encoding IS481-like element IS481 family transposase, encoding MNTHKHARLTFLRRLEMVQQLIAHQVCVPEAARAYGVTAPTVRKWLGRFLAQGQAGLADASSRPTVSPRAIAPAKALAIVELRRKRLTQARIAQALGVSASTVSRVLARAGLSHLADLEPAEPVVRYEHQAPGDLLHIDIKKLGRIQRPGHRVTGNRRDTVEGAGWDFVFVAIDDHARVAFTDIHPDERFPSAVQFLKDAVAYYQRLGVTIQRLLTDNGSAFRSRAFAALCHELGIKHRFTRPYRPQTNGKAERFIQSALREWAYAHTYQNSQHRADAMKSWLHHYNWHRPHQGIGRAVPISRLNLDEYNLLTVHT
- a CDS encoding ABC transporter ATP-binding protein; this encodes MNQAQHNGSAPVFRVQGLEVTYRSSRGPTTALEGFSTTVAEGEFLSILGPSGCGKSTLLKVAAGLLKPSAGVAELRGQAIDGPRRDVGIVFQHATLLPWQNVLDNVLLPIRTMGMDIAAGTARAHALLKTMGLEKFEQHYPHELSGGMQQRVGIARGLIHDPSLLLMDEPFAALDAMTRETMMVELQRIWSETRKSVMFITHSIPEAVFLSSKVVVLGPRPARVLREIDIDLPFPRTEETLASPKFAQLCAELRSLFSNVAH